The Athene noctua chromosome 15, bAthNoc1.hap1.1, whole genome shotgun sequence genome contains a region encoding:
- the RASD1 gene encoding dexamethasone-induced Ras-related protein 1 isoform X2, which yields MKLAAMIKKMCPSEAELSIPAKNCYRMVILGSSKVGKTAIVSRFLTGRFEEQYTPTIEDFHRKFYSIRGEVYQLDILDTSGNHPFPAMRRLSILTANPGDQVMPEEQNQGEHRGAPGHLWQQG from the exons ATGAAACTGGCAGCGATGATCAAGAAGATGTGTCCCAGCGAGGCCGAGCTGAGCATCCCCGCCAAGAACTGCTACCGCATGGTCATCCTGGGCTCCTCCAAGGTGGGCAAGACGGCCATCGTCTCGCGCTTCCTCACCGGCCGCTTCGAGGAGCAATACACCCCCACCATCGAGGACTTCCACCGCAAGTTCTACAGCATCCGCGGTGAAGTCTACCAGCTCGACATCCTGGACACATCGGGCAACCACCCCTTCCCAGCCATGCGCCGCCTCTCCATCCTCACAG CAAATCCTGGAGACCAAGTCATGCCTGAAGAACAAAACCAAGGAGAACATAGAGGTGCCCCTGGTCATCTGTGGCAACAAGGGTGA
- the RASD1 gene encoding dexamethasone-induced Ras-related protein 1 isoform X1, whose translation MKLAAMIKKMCPSEAELSIPAKNCYRMVILGSSKVGKTAIVSRFLTGRFEEQYTPTIEDFHRKFYSIRGEVYQLDILDTSGNHPFPAMRRLSILTGDVFILVFSLDNRDSFEEVQRLKQQILETKSCLKNKTKENIEVPLVICGNKGDRDFYREVQPREIEQLVGGDPKKCAYFEISAKKNSSLDQMFQALFAMAKLPSEMSPDLHRKVSVQYCDILHKKALKGKKLLKEGGRGSTEEAYGIVAPFARRPSVHSDLMYIREKAIGGGHGKEKDRCVIS comes from the exons ATGAAACTGGCAGCGATGATCAAGAAGATGTGTCCCAGCGAGGCCGAGCTGAGCATCCCCGCCAAGAACTGCTACCGCATGGTCATCCTGGGCTCCTCCAAGGTGGGCAAGACGGCCATCGTCTCGCGCTTCCTCACCGGCCGCTTCGAGGAGCAATACACCCCCACCATCGAGGACTTCCACCGCAAGTTCTACAGCATCCGCGGTGAAGTCTACCAGCTCGACATCCTGGACACATCGGGCAACCACCCCTTCCCAGCCATGCGCCGCCTCTCCATCCTCACAG GAGACGTGTTCATCCTCGTCTTCAGCCTGGACAACCGGGACTCCTTTGAGGAGGTGCAGCGCCTGAAGCAGCAAATCCTGGAGACCAAGTCATGCCTGAAGAACAAAACCAAGGAGAACATAGAGGTGCCCCTGGTCATCTGTGGCAACAAGGGTGACCGGGACTTTTACCGGGAGGTGCAACCCCGGGAGATCGAGCAGCTGGTGGGAGGGGACCCAAAAAAATGCGCCTACTTCGAGATCTCGGCCAAGAAGAACAGCAGCCTGGACCAGATGTTCCAAGCGCTCTTCGCCATGGCCAAGCTGCCCAGCGAGATGAGCCCCGACCTGCACCGCAAAGTCTCGGTCCAGTACTGCGACATCCTGCACAAGAAGGCGCTGAAAGGCAAAAAGCTGCTGAAAGAGGGGGGCCGGGGCAGCACGGAGGAGGCATACGGCATCGTGGCCCCCTTCGCCCGGCGACCCAGCGTCCACAGTGACCTCATGTACATCCGGGAGAAAGCCATCGGCGGCGGGCACGGCAAGGAGAAGGACCGCTGTGTGATCAGCTAG
- the MED9 gene encoding mediator of RNA polymerase II transcription subunit 9, whose translation MASGGSAARAAEEPPPPEPPAEQKPPPQPPAQEEFSFLPLVHDIIKCMDKDSQDVHQVLNELKNKFQEMRKLISSMPGIGVSPEQQQQQLQNLREQVRTKNELLQKYKSLCMFEIPKE comes from the exons ATGGCCTcggggggctccgccgcccgcgccgccgaggagccgccgccgcccgagcCGCCCGCCGAGCAGaagccgccgccgcagccgccggcGCAGGAGGAGTTCTCCTTCCTGCCGCTCGTCCACGACATCATCAAATG CATGGACAAGGACAGCCAAGATGTTCACCAGGTGCTGAATGAGCTCAAGAACAAGTTCCAGGAGATGAGGAAGCTGATCAGCTCCATGCCCGGCATCGGTGtgagcccagagcagcagcagcagcagctgcagaaccTGCGGGAGCAGGTCCGGACCAAAAATGAGCTGCTGCAGAAGTACAAGAGCCTTTGCATGTTTGAAATCCCCAAGGAGTAG